In a genomic window of Anoxybacter fermentans:
- a CDS encoding ISL3 family transposase gives MQYNNIIKFLDLPDIIATEIISTEDRYIFIAEAKKNHIVCPQCGNITNKIHDTKWQNIRDIPIRGKLVIIRLLKKRYRCPYCHKRGIPEKYESIDKYARKTKRFDKYIAKETVSKDYSKVARENGLSYTAVNNAVKKVVDPLIKQQISKLSQLKAISIDEFAVLKRHKYGVSITDPINRELIDILPTRKKDDLIDYFNCWEDEQRRQIQSISMDMWRPFKAVADVAFTHAKIVIDKFHLVTLMNRALDEVRKQVQQTVNNHQRRKFFQSRLLLQKRAEELTDEEHEKLIELFELSPALEKAWELKEEFRDLLQLDDVKEATRALKRWYKEVIKSKLMPFYQVKKIIQRWEEKILNYFKTKITNGFAEGINNKIKLIKRIGYGVPNVMNLRRRVFNAMLSY, from the coding sequence ATGCAATATAATAATATCATAAAATTTCTTGATTTGCCAGACATTATTGCAACTGAAATTATTTCAACGGAGGACAGATATATTTTTATTGCTGAAGCAAAGAAAAATCACATTGTGTGTCCTCAGTGTGGTAATATCACTAATAAAATCCATGATACAAAATGGCAAAATATTAGAGACATCCCCATAAGAGGTAAACTAGTAATCATTAGACTTCTAAAGAAAAGATATCGTTGTCCTTATTGTCATAAGAGGGGTATCCCTGAAAAATATGAAAGTATTGATAAATATGCCCGTAAAACCAAACGCTTTGATAAATATATTGCTAAAGAGACTGTCAGTAAGGATTATTCTAAAGTTGCTAGAGAAAACGGGTTAAGTTATACAGCTGTTAATAATGCAGTTAAAAAAGTAGTTGACCCTCTTATCAAACAACAAATTTCAAAACTTAGTCAATTAAAAGCCATCAGTATCGATGAATTTGCAGTTTTAAAACGCCATAAATATGGAGTTAGCATTACAGATCCAATTAATCGGGAGTTAATTGACATTTTACCTACTCGCAAAAAGGATGATTTAATTGACTACTTTAATTGTTGGGAAGATGAGCAAAGACGACAGATTCAATCAATCTCTATGGATATGTGGCGGCCGTTCAAAGCAGTAGCAGATGTAGCATTTACTCATGCAAAAATTGTTATAGATAAATTTCACCTTGTAACTTTAATGAACAGAGCCCTTGATGAAGTTAGAAAACAAGTTCAACAAACAGTAAATAATCATCAGAGAAGAAAGTTTTTTCAAAGTCGTTTATTACTCCAAAAACGAGCTGAAGAACTGACAGACGAAGAACATGAAAAGCTCATCGAATTATTTGAACTCAGTCCAGCTCTAGAAAAGGCCTGGGAATTAAAAGAGGAATTCAGAGACCTATTGCAGCTAGATGATGTGAAAGAAGCCACCAGAGCTCTAAAAAGGTGGTATAAAGAAGTAATAAAAAGCAAGCTGATGCCTTTTTACCAGGTAAAAAAGATAATACAAAGATGGGAAGAAAAAATACTAAATTATTTTAAGACTAAGATAACCAATGGCTTTGCTGAGGGTATCAATAACAAGATTAAATTGATCAAAAGGATTGGATATGGTGTTCCAAATGTTATGAATCTAAGGAGAAGAGTATTTAATGCAATGTTAAGTTATTAA